The genomic region ATGTCCCTGCGCCTGAAAAAGCCGTTATGATACCCGAAGCTCCCGCGACGCCCATCATTACGCCGGTCGAGCCTCCATTGGATGTCGCTGCCGAGTCCGACCGTATACGCTCACTTGGCACAAAAGACTCCCGGGAAGCGATGGCCCAGGTGTACATCCTCTCGAGGAAAGTCTTATCCGCCCGGGTCAGGCTCGACGAATCGTTAACGCACCATGAGTTCTATGATGCGGCAGTTGCCGCGGTCCCATCCGTATCCCATCCATTAAAAGACATCGTCGGCCTCTATGAAAAGGCCATATTCGCGAACATGCCTGTCACGTCCGCCGAGCTGGAGCGGGCAGTCGGCGGCATAAAGGACCTGGACAACTGTATCCGGGAGGCGGCACGGTGAAAAAAACCACGCTCCTTCTCGTCGTCGCGGCCCTGGTCGTGGTCGCGCTCATCGCGGCAAGGTTCTACGTCACGGACGCCGATTTCCGCCTGACGAACCCGTCGTGGAACGGGCTCTCGAGTATGGGCCGGGATGTGCAGCCTCTTTATGATATATCGAGCCTGGCGGACGCGGGCAATGGCGACACGCTGATGATCATCGGCCCGGCGACCAACTACACGCCGGATGAATCTTCCCGGGTAGCCCGATTCCTCTACGGTGGCGGCAGGGTCGTGGTCATGGACGACTTCGGGAAAGCCGACAGCCTGCTAACGGGTATCGGCTCGCCCATCACAATCGACCCCGTCCCTATGTGCCAGTACGAAAACTATTATATCAACCAGTCCTTCCCGGCGATCACAGATATAGCTTCATCTCCCTTTACGATGAACGTCAGCAGGCTCGTGCTCAATCACCCGGCCGTTCTCAAAGTCCAGGGGAACGCCGACATCATAGCTTCGACGTCGAGCGACGCATGGCTGGACCATAACGATAATGCCCGGCTGGACGCGGACGAGAGGACCGGCACATACCCTGTGGTCGCCCGATATACGATGGGCAAGGGAGAGCTGATCGTCGTCAGCGATGCGGACCTCTTCATTAACGGCATGCTCGATAAGGGCGACAACGGCGTCTTCCTCAAAGGCCTGTCCCGGGGCACTGTGCTCGTCGACGTCTCCCACGGCAGTCCGGTTTCGCCGATGGGCGTCGTCTTCTACTCGCTCAAATACGACATCGTCGCCCAGCTCGCCGTCATTCTGCTCATCATGGCGGCCTGCATAGCATATATGGGCAGGGACATGCTTGTGCCTCTGATGGCCAGGCTGGGGCGGTCCATAAAAAACCTTATATTGATGAAATTTACTGTTAAAGGGAAAGATATTAAAGAATCGGATAAGAAGCTTTAGGGATCAGCATGGCAGTCGAGGTCAATAAGGAAGCCGAGGGGGACGTAAAGGAATTTTGCACGATGGTCGACAGCGTAAAGGCCCAGACGAAGCGGGCCATCGTCGGGAAGGAATCCCTGGTATTCGACATATCCACGGCCCTCCTGGCCGGGGGCAACATCATGCTCGAGGGCGTCCCGGGCGTGGCCAAGACGACCATCGCCAAGATCTTCGCCGCGGCGACGGGCCTCGATTTCAAGCGCATCCAGTTCGTGCCGGACATAATGCCGTCAGACATTACGGGCGGCTCGATCTTTAACCAGAGGACCATGGAGTTCGACGTGCATAAGGGCCCGATATTCACGAATCTCCTCCTCGTCGACGAGATAAACCGGGCGTCGCCCAAGGTCCAGTCGTCCCTGCTGGAGGCGATGGAGGAAAAGCAGGTCTCCATCGACGGCATCACCTACCCGCTGCCCCAGCCGTTCATGGTCATCGCGACGGAGAACCCCATCGACGTCGTCGGCACCTTCCCGCTGCCAGAAGCCCAGATCGACCGTTTCATGTTCAAGCTGGATATCCGCTATCCCAGCGACGACGAGGAATTAACGCTACTAAAGTCTAAGAATGTCGATTCCGGCGTCGTCATTGAGGAGGCCTTGGGCCGGGAAAAGATACTGTATATGATCGACATCGTAAAGCGGGTCTACATCGACGATAAGGTCCTTGAATACATCCGTGATATCGTCATCGCGTCGAGGCAGCACGAAAAGCTCCTGCTGGGCGCCAGCCCCAGGGCCTCGATCTCCTTCCTGAAGGCGTCCAAGGCTGTCGCGGCGCTGAACGGCCGCAGCTACGTCATTCCCGACGACGTGAAATACCTCGCGCCGAGGGTACTGGATCACCGGCTCATCATAAAGCCCGAATACGAGCAGGAGGGAATGGCGGTGGACAGTATCGTCGAGGAGCTGCTGGCAACGGTTAAAGTACCCTCCTGATCTCTATGGAACTAAAAGATAGCGCCCTCCCGATGCTGGCATCAGCGCTGGTATTATTATTACTCGCGCTCTTCACCGGGGGCCTGCCCTTTTATGCGGCGTTCGCGGCACTCTTTATCTTCATTATATGGGACTTCACTAATCTGCTTCTGGCGACACGGTCGCTGGATAGAGAGCTCTCCCTTTCCTCCAGCCTTTCGCGCGCCGAACTACCGCCCGGAGCATCGACATCTTTTACGCTACATGCCGCATATCATGGGCGAAGGTCCGGCATCGTGCTTTCCCTGGAGCCGCTGCTCGACGATGCGCTCGATGCCAGGCCTCCAGTCCGGGAGGTCAGGCTGCGGAAGGGCGAGGAGAGCACGCTTAGCATGAGCCTCATTCCCCGGAAACCTGGCGACTACCGCGTTGGTATGGTAAAATTAAGCGTCTCATCTCTATTGTTCGCCGCGACTCGCGTTCGCGGCGAGGCTAAAAGCATCCGCGTGCGCCTATCCCTCGGCGAACATCTGCTCCGGCCGAACGCGGCCCTCCCGGGCTATCGAAAAACCGATGCGCCGGTCAGCATGGTTGACAGGCGCCGTGGCAGCGATTTTTTCGGTGTCCGCCTGTATACGCCCGGAGACAGTGTCAGGAACATTGACTGGGCGCTTACGTCCCGGGCCGGCCACCTGGTGGTCCGGGAGTTCGAGGCCGACAGGGCGCTTCCCGCATATTTTCTCGTCGACGTGAGCGCACGGGCGTTCGAGGAATCCGTGGCAGTCGCCTCCGGCCTCATCGACCGCGAGCTGCTCGAAGGCGAAAAGATCGGGCTCATCTGTTTTTCACGGTCGGAGATAGTGCAGCACGTCCGCCCCGGCATGGGAAGGCAACATATGCGGCGGCTTTCCGAAGTGCTGTCGAAGCTGCATGCCGTGGACGATAGCATGAGCGCCGGGCCCTTCGTTTCCGTCAGCGAGATCTATGGAGCAGGGCAGGTGATCGGGAAGGAGGCAGGCAGCGACGTCCTGAGCCCCGTCATCGAGGAAACCTTTAAGGGATATCTGGCGAATGTCAGGGAGGACGGCTTCATTAAGGCGATACTCGCCGCCGCCGGGGACTCGAAATCCCCATGCGAAATACGGGTCATCACCGGC from Methanocella sp. harbors:
- a CDS encoding DUF4350 domain-containing protein, which translates into the protein MKKTTLLLVVAALVVVALIAARFYVTDADFRLTNPSWNGLSSMGRDVQPLYDISSLADAGNGDTLMIIGPATNYTPDESSRVARFLYGGGRVVVMDDFGKADSLLTGIGSPITIDPVPMCQYENYYINQSFPAITDIASSPFTMNVSRLVLNHPAVLKVQGNADIIASTSSDAWLDHNDNARLDADERTGTYPVVARYTMGKGELIVVSDADLFINGMLDKGDNGVFLKGLSRGTVLVDVSHGSPVSPMGVVFYSLKYDIVAQLAVILLIMAACIAYMGRDMLVPLMARLGRSIKNLILMKFTVKGKDIKESDKKL
- a CDS encoding DUF58 domain-containing protein; the encoded protein is MELKDSALPMLASALVLLLLALFTGGLPFYAAFAALFIFIIWDFTNLLLATRSLDRELSLSSSLSRAELPPGASTSFTLHAAYHGRRSGIVLSLEPLLDDALDARPPVREVRLRKGEESTLSMSLIPRKPGDYRVGMVKLSVSSLLFAATRVRGEAKSIRVRLSLGEHLLRPNAALPGYRKTDAPVSMVDRRRGSDFFGVRLYTPGDSVRNIDWALTSRAGHLVVREFEADRALPAYFLVDVSARAFEESVAVASGLIDRELLEGEKIGLICFSRSEIVQHVRPGMGRQHMRRLSEVLSKLHAVDDSMSAGPFVSVSEIYGAGQVIGKEAGSDVLSPVIEETFKGYLANVREDGFIKAILAAAGDSKSPCEIRVITGLSMGLPSLMNGLRLARYYGHSALVILSGNEDGERAMELEYARKKLMASSIKVVSARGREMPEGRIGRGRSHIRG
- a CDS encoding MoxR family ATPase, with the protein product MAVEVNKEAEGDVKEFCTMVDSVKAQTKRAIVGKESLVFDISTALLAGGNIMLEGVPGVAKTTIAKIFAAATGLDFKRIQFVPDIMPSDITGGSIFNQRTMEFDVHKGPIFTNLLLVDEINRASPKVQSSLLEAMEEKQVSIDGITYPLPQPFMVIATENPIDVVGTFPLPEAQIDRFMFKLDIRYPSDDEELTLLKSKNVDSGVVIEEALGREKILYMIDIVKRVYIDDKVLEYIRDIVIASRQHEKLLLGASPRASISFLKASKAVAALNGRSYVIPDDVKYLAPRVLDHRLIIKPEYEQEGMAVDSIVEELLATVKVPS